A section of the Ignavibacteriales bacterium genome encodes:
- a CDS encoding glycosyltransferase family 2 protein, with protein sequence MKISAVIICTNEEKNIEDCLKSVSWADEIVVIDGGSTDNTRELALKYTDKVYENKWEGYAKQRTFSLGKVSNEWMFSLDADERCTEELTKEMLERLNADGEKYSGYEMPRKSFFLGKWVKHCGWYPDYKLRLFRKDKVKLSDNLVHERYLIDGETGRLKNDILHYTVTSISEFMDKVNVYSTLSAQEKAGTKSAGFFVLMVRPFFGFYREYIFRGGFLDGVHGLMVSFFNMITSMLTYMKIWEIQNKDKR encoded by the coding sequence ATGAAGATTTCTGCTGTTATTATATGTACAAATGAAGAAAAGAACATTGAGGACTGCCTCAAAAGCGTCTCGTGGGCTGATGAAATAGTTGTCATCGACGGCGGAAGCACTGACAATACGCGAGAATTAGCTTTAAAGTATACCGATAAGGTCTATGAAAATAAGTGGGAAGGATATGCTAAGCAGAGGACTTTCTCTTTGGGCAAAGTGAGCAATGAATGGATGTTTTCACTCGATGCCGATGAAAGATGTACGGAAGAACTGACGAAAGAAATGCTGGAGAGGTTAAATGCCGATGGCGAGAAATATTCCGGTTACGAAATGCCGCGTAAAAGCTTCTTCCTCGGAAAATGGGTGAAGCACTGCGGATGGTACCCTGACTATAAATTAAGGCTATTCAGAAAAGATAAAGTTAAACTAAGTGACAACCTGGTCCATGAGAGATATCTTATCGACGGTGAAACCGGCAGATTAAAAAATGACATACTTCATTACACCGTTACCTCAATATCGGAGTTCATGGATAAAGTTAATGTATACTCTACCCTATCGGCTCAGGAAAAAGCAGGAACAAAATCAGCCGGGTTTTTTGTGCTGATGGTCCGGCCATTCTTCGGATTTTACAGAGAGTATATTTTCCGCGGAGGATTTCTCGACGGAGTACACGGGCTTATGGTCTCGTTTTTTAATATGATCACATCTATGCTGACATATATGAAGATATGGGAAATACAAAATAAGGACAAACGATGA
- a CDS encoding ABC transporter ATP-binding protein, with translation MKTYRRLLTYVRNYRKFIILSAILSILFSILSGIAVYLTIPLMKTLFLDEVQSTGNDSTGIFSFLRSFLTWIEQFIFEGGKLSALGKACILIFVAFFLKNLTGFLQSITIQQVEKGVVRDIRIQMYEKINALSLRFFTNERSGNLVSIMSNDVNAIQIAISSTFLNLMREPIMVMIFLAIALSISWELTLIAFLVFPVTILIVSKIGSSLRRRSMRMQQKSADIISVISETIYGAKIIRALRGEAFKNKEFRGEANELKNLTMKNVYASEMASPISELLTITAGIIIIWFGGRQILVDHTLDPAEFLGFIFVIFQLVTPIKNLGSINNRIQEASASADRIFGVLDQPVEISESPAAIDKQGFENSLKLNNVSFSYNDGTPVLQNIDLEIKKSEVVAVVGPSGAGKSTLVDLIFRFYDPTNGEILIDGTNLKEVKLSSLRNLMGMVQQETILFNDTIRNNILFGLENISDEELITVCRSANAYDFIEQTENGFDTVIGDRGIKLSGGQKQRISIARTLLRNPPILILDEATSSLDMESEKLVQNALETLMTNRTSIVIAHRLSTVKNADRIIVIENGIIVQSGTHDELIASPDGVYKKLYELQFS, from the coding sequence ATGAAAACTTACCGACGTCTGCTGACATACGTAAGGAATTACAGGAAATTTATCATACTATCGGCAATATTATCTATTTTATTTTCTATATTAAGCGGTATTGCGGTATATCTGACCATCCCTTTGATGAAAACACTCTTCCTCGACGAAGTACAATCTACAGGAAACGACTCCACCGGCATTTTCTCATTTTTGAGGTCATTTCTTACGTGGATAGAACAGTTCATTTTCGAAGGTGGTAAACTCAGTGCGCTCGGAAAAGCGTGCATACTTATATTTGTCGCCTTCTTCCTGAAAAACCTCACCGGATTTCTGCAATCGATCACGATCCAGCAGGTAGAGAAAGGCGTGGTACGCGACATACGTATTCAAATGTACGAGAAAATAAACGCGCTGTCGCTGAGATTTTTCACTAACGAAAGATCGGGTAACCTTGTTTCCATTATGTCAAATGATGTGAATGCGATACAGATAGCAATATCATCTACTTTCCTTAACCTGATGCGCGAGCCGATAATGGTTATGATATTTCTTGCAATCGCGTTATCCATCAGCTGGGAACTTACTTTAATAGCATTCCTTGTATTCCCTGTTACGATCTTAATTGTTTCTAAAATAGGTTCATCACTTCGTCGCAGGAGTATGCGCATGCAGCAAAAGTCTGCGGACATTATCTCCGTAATATCGGAGACGATATACGGTGCAAAGATCATCCGCGCGTTAAGGGGCGAAGCATTCAAGAATAAAGAGTTCAGGGGTGAAGCGAATGAGCTGAAGAACCTTACAATGAAGAATGTATATGCAAGCGAGATGGCATCCCCCATTTCGGAGCTGTTAACAATCACAGCGGGGATCATTATTATCTGGTTCGGAGGGAGACAGATTCTCGTGGATCATACACTCGACCCCGCGGAATTCCTCGGCTTCATTTTTGTCATATTCCAGCTTGTAACACCAATAAAAAATCTCGGCTCGATAAACAACAGGATACAGGAAGCCTCGGCTTCAGCAGACAGGATCTTTGGAGTTCTGGATCAGCCTGTAGAAATCAGCGAATCTCCGGCAGCAATTGACAAGCAAGGGTTCGAGAATAGTTTAAAACTTAATAATGTTTCATTCAGTTATAATGACGGTACACCGGTATTACAGAATATCGATCTGGAAATAAAGAAATCGGAAGTTGTCGCGGTAGTCGGTCCGTCCGGAGCCGGGAAATCCACTCTGGTCGATCTTATATTCAGATTCTATGACCCGACTAATGGCGAAATTCTTATTGATGGAACAAACCTGAAGGAAGTAAAACTTTCCTCACTGAGGAACCTGATGGGAATGGTACAGCAGGAGACGATTCTATTCAATGACACAATAAGGAATAATATTCTTTTTGGATTGGAAAATATCTCCGATGAGGAATTAATAACCGTATGTAGATCAGCAAATGCCTATGATTTCATCGAGCAGACAGAAAATGGTTTCGATACAGTAATTGGAGACAGGGGTATCAAACTCTCCGGCGGTCAAAAACAGAGGATTTCGATAGCAAGGACACTATTACGCAATCCTCCGATTTTGATACTGGATGAAGCAACATCATCCCTCGACATGGAGTCGGAAAAGCTCGTACAGAATGCTCTCGAAACATTGATGACGAACAGAACTTCTATAGTTATCGCGCACAGGCTTTCCACGGTGAAAAATGCGGATAG
- a CDS encoding glycosyltransferase family 2 protein, with amino-acid sequence MPEKISAVVLTYNSEDNLPRCLESIKWVDEIIVVDSHSKDKTKAIVLSYNAKLFERDYDGYTRQLEYGVRLAGNNWIFVVDSDEELTEVLRKEVLDQLSNPPEDIGGYEISRKVKFLGKYILHGGWYPDYQYRLFRKDRSYPIHREIHSSYTTDSRKIRLKGNIIHYTYRNLYDYISRINIYTTYDTSNKLKELNGKKVRWYNLIINPIPVFIKMFILKGGFRDGIQGLILALFSAFYRSALYAKTWAYQNSGKYCYEKPPITNTDLIKFRKRGDND; translated from the coding sequence ATGCCTGAAAAGATCTCCGCTGTTGTGCTGACATATAACAGCGAGGACAATTTACCCCGCTGTCTGGAAAGCATTAAATGGGTGGATGAGATAATCGTAGTAGATTCCCACAGTAAAGATAAGACTAAGGCAATAGTACTTTCATACAATGCAAAACTCTTTGAAAGAGATTATGACGGATATACAAGACAACTTGAGTACGGAGTAAGGCTAGCCGGTAATAACTGGATCTTTGTAGTCGACTCGGATGAAGAGCTAACAGAAGTACTGCGAAAGGAAGTATTGGATCAGCTAAGTAATCCTCCCGAGGATATAGGGGGATATGAAATATCCAGGAAAGTTAAATTCCTCGGCAAATACATTCTTCACGGAGGTTGGTACCCAGATTACCAGTATAGGTTATTCAGAAAAGACAGGTCCTATCCCATTCATAGAGAGATACACAGCTCATACACGACAGATTCCCGTAAAATCAGGTTGAAAGGAAACATCATTCATTACACTTACCGGAACCTTTACGATTACATAAGTAGAATAAATATTTACACAACCTATGATACCAGCAATAAACTTAAGGAACTGAACGGCAAAAAAGTAAGATGGTATAATCTCATTATAAATCCTATTCCTGTATTCATAAAAATGTTTATACTCAAGGGAGGCTTCAGGGACGGTATACAGGGGCTTATTCTGGCATTATTCTCAGCGTTTTACCGTTCTGCACTTTATGCTAAGACCTGGGCTTACCAAAACAGTGGGAAATATTGCTATGAAAAACCGCCAATTACTAACACAGATCTCATAAAATTTAGAAAAAGGGGCGATAATGACTAA